The Solanum pennellii chromosome 11, SPENNV200 genome contains a region encoding:
- the LOC107003146 gene encoding stearoyl-[acyl-carrier-protein] 9-desaturase, chloroplastic isoform X2, which produces MPPEKIEVFDSLRDWAAQNLLVNLKPVEKCWQPTDFLPDPASDGFDEQVKELRERCKEIPDDYFVVLIGDMITEEALPTYQTMINTLDGVRDETGASLSPWAIWTRAWTAEENRHGDLLNKYLYLSGRVDMKQIEKTIQYLIGSGMDPRTENNPYLGFVYTSFQERATFVSHGNTARLAKEHGDMKLAQICGSIAADEKRHETAYTKIVEKLLEVDPDGAILAIGDMMRKKISMPAHLMYDGRDDNLFEHFSAVAQRLGVYTAKDYADILEFLVGRWEVEKLTGLSSEGRRAQDYVCGLAPRIRKLEERAQARAKQRSPVPFSWIFGKEIKI; this is translated from the exons ATGCCACCAGAAAAGATTGAAGTTTTTGATTCTCTGCGCGATTGGGCTGCACAGAATCTCTTGGTGAACCTAAAGCCTGTCGAGAAGTGTTGGCAGCCTACTGATTTTCTTCCTGATCCTGCTTCTGACGGATTTGATGAGCAGGTCAAGGAGCTAAGGGAAAGGTGTAAGGAAATTCCTGACGACTACTTTGTTGTATTAATTGGGGATATGATCACGGAGGAGGCCCTTCCAACTTATCAGACCATGATAAACACCCTGGATGGTGTTCGTGATGAAACTGGTGCCAGCCTCTCTCCCTGGGCTATTTGGACTAGGGCATGGACAGCGGAGGAAAATAGGCATGGTGATCTTCTCAACAAATATCTTTATCTTTCTGGAAGAGTTGATATGAAGCAAATTGAAAAGACAATCCAGTACCTAATTGGTTCTGGGATG GATCCTCGCACGGAAAACAACCCCTATCTAGGTTTCGTCTACACTTCTTTCCAAGAAAGGGCTACCTTTGTTTCACATGGTAACACAGCTAGGCTCGCCAAGGAGCATGGGGATATGAAACTAGCACAGATATGTGGTTCAATTGCTGCAGATGAGAAGCGCCACGAAACTGCATATACCAAGATCGTTGAGAAGCTACTCGAGGTTGATCCTGATGGTGCCATATTGGCTATTGGTGACATGATGAGGAAAAAAATCTCAATGCCAGCTCATCTGATGTATGATGGCAGGGATGACAACCTCTTTGAACACTTCTCTGCTGTAGCTCAACGGCTTGGTGTATACACTGCCAAGGACTATGCAGATATTCTGGAATTCCTGGTGGGGAGATGGGAAGTGGAAAAATTGACCGGTCTTTCCAGTGAAGGACGCAGAGCACAAGACTATGTATGTGGACTGGCTCCGCGGATTAGAAAATTGGAGGAGAGAGCACAGGCAAGGGCCAAGCAGCGAAGTCCCGTTCCTTTCAGCTGGATTTTTGGTAAAGAGATAAAGATATGA
- the LOC107003146 gene encoding stearoyl-[acyl-carrier-protein] 9-desaturase, chloroplastic isoform X1: MALNVNGVSLKSHKMLPLPCSSARSLRVLMASTIHRPSVEVGSVKKAFTPPREVHVQVTHSMPPEKIEVFDSLRDWAAQNLLVNLKPVEKCWQPTDFLPDPASDGFDEQVKELRERCKEIPDDYFVVLIGDMITEEALPTYQTMINTLDGVRDETGASLSPWAIWTRAWTAEENRHGDLLNKYLYLSGRVDMKQIEKTIQYLIGSGMDPRTENNPYLGFVYTSFQERATFVSHGNTARLAKEHGDMKLAQICGSIAADEKRHETAYTKIVEKLLEVDPDGAILAIGDMMRKKISMPAHLMYDGRDDNLFEHFSAVAQRLGVYTAKDYADILEFLVGRWEVEKLTGLSSEGRRAQDYVCGLAPRIRKLEERAQARAKQRSPVPFSWIFGKEIKI, from the exons GGAAGTTGGAAGTGTGAAGAAGGCATTCACTCCTCCACGAGAGGTGCATGTTCAAGTAACTCACTCCATGCCACCAGAAAAGATTGAAGTTTTTGATTCTCTGCGCGATTGGGCTGCACAGAATCTCTTGGTGAACCTAAAGCCTGTCGAGAAGTGTTGGCAGCCTACTGATTTTCTTCCTGATCCTGCTTCTGACGGATTTGATGAGCAGGTCAAGGAGCTAAGGGAAAGGTGTAAGGAAATTCCTGACGACTACTTTGTTGTATTAATTGGGGATATGATCACGGAGGAGGCCCTTCCAACTTATCAGACCATGATAAACACCCTGGATGGTGTTCGTGATGAAACTGGTGCCAGCCTCTCTCCCTGGGCTATTTGGACTAGGGCATGGACAGCGGAGGAAAATAGGCATGGTGATCTTCTCAACAAATATCTTTATCTTTCTGGAAGAGTTGATATGAAGCAAATTGAAAAGACAATCCAGTACCTAATTGGTTCTGGGATG GATCCTCGCACGGAAAACAACCCCTATCTAGGTTTCGTCTACACTTCTTTCCAAGAAAGGGCTACCTTTGTTTCACATGGTAACACAGCTAGGCTCGCCAAGGAGCATGGGGATATGAAACTAGCACAGATATGTGGTTCAATTGCTGCAGATGAGAAGCGCCACGAAACTGCATATACCAAGATCGTTGAGAAGCTACTCGAGGTTGATCCTGATGGTGCCATATTGGCTATTGGTGACATGATGAGGAAAAAAATCTCAATGCCAGCTCATCTGATGTATGATGGCAGGGATGACAACCTCTTTGAACACTTCTCTGCTGTAGCTCAACGGCTTGGTGTATACACTGCCAAGGACTATGCAGATATTCTGGAATTCCTGGTGGGGAGATGGGAAGTGGAAAAATTGACCGGTCTTTCCAGTGAAGGACGCAGAGCACAAGACTATGTATGTGGACTGGCTCCGCGGATTAGAAAATTGGAGGAGAGAGCACAGGCAAGGGCCAAGCAGCGAAGTCCCGTTCCTTTCAGCTGGATTTTTGGTAAAGAGATAAAGATATGA